A genome region from Caretta caretta isolate rCarCar2 chromosome 22, rCarCar1.hap1, whole genome shotgun sequence includes the following:
- the RNF26 gene encoding E3 ubiquitin-protein ligase RNF26: MDLVFLVVNGVGMALDFLSLLLDVNFFLVSTLVSVLVWLITFVYNLPSALVAGVIQCWNGTLFSLVYLVEALCCLALGSVQTVTGLFRGFCSSLESLKVIGNLFSHLVLRSKELVHRGLWNVVGSGQSLLRQVCEVFTIVMSLLAYFVNSIINICLIGTQNLVLALWDSIIGPFLRVTDLLSAFLAHMSSSAIAMSILVWSPCQLAFELLESMSKLLVNVFFLNLYGLGLLALIVTVSILVLNPELTRTLANHVLGYLNTLPSYHRLRRDIWRLYQIVLLSLGMVVSSHAWRRVAGWGLQMANWNGGGRATNQQVNQEPQGAEVNQGRQGAAATIHRPVALGGAHQRRPGLPGANQQGAGGARQVQQPAARGHEDQHDTNVEQGSNVQPASGRNATAGQRLQPPGEGPSTSRAKALRKEQLNASEEDSEDVALENDPWMLLKEQEERKKCVICQDQSKTVLLLPCRHLCLCQQCTEILLQQAIYQRNCPLCRQMILQTLDVYL, from the coding sequence ATGGATCTAGTGTTCCTGGTCGTCAACGGCGTAGGGATGGCCCTGGATTTCTTGAGCCTCCTGCTCGATGTGAACTTCTTCCTGGTCTCCACCTTGGTCTCCGTGCTGGTCTGGCTCATCACGTTCGTCTACAACCTGCCCAGTGCATTGGTGGCTGGTGTGATCCAGTGCTGGAACGGGACTTTGTTCTCCTTGGTGTACCTGGTGGAGGCGCTttgctgcctggccctgggctctGTCCAAACGGTCACCGGCCTGTTCCGAGGCTTCTGCTCCAGTCTGGAGAGTCTGAAAGTGATCGGGAACCTGTTCTCGCACCTGGTCCTGAGAAGCAAGGAACTTGTGCACCGAGGGCTCTGGAATGTGGTTGGCTCTGGCCAGTCGCTCCTGAGGCAGGTATGCGAAGTGTTTACCATTGTCATGAGCCTCCTCGCCTACTTCGTTAACAGCATCATCAACATCTGCCTGATCGGCACCCAGAATCTGGTGCTGGCCCTGTGGGACTCCATCATTGGCCCTTTCCTAAGAGTCACAGACCTCCTCTCTGCTTTCCTTGCTCACATGTCTAGCAGTGCCATTGCCATGTCCATTCTCGTGTGGTCACCCTGCCAGCTGGCATTCGAACTCCTAGAGTCCATGAGCAAACTCCTGGTTAATGTCTTCTTCCTGAATCTTTATGGCCTAGGGTTGCTCGCCCTAATTGTCACAGTCAGCATCTTAGTCCTCAACCCTGAGCTGACAAGGACGCTGGCAAACCATGTGTTGGGATACCTGAATACCTTGCCTTCCTACCACCGCCTGCGGAGGGACATCTGGCGCCTCTATCAGATTGTGCTCTTGTCACTGGGGATGGTCGTGAGCTCCCATGCTTGGCGCAGGGTAGCAGGCTGGGGTCTCCAAATGGCCAACTGGAATGGAGGAGGCAGAGCAACAAATCAACAGGTCAATCAAGAGCCACAAGGTGCAGAGGTCAACCAAGGCAGGCAAGGGGCAGCTGCAACCATTCATAGGCCAGTTGCTCTTGGAGGAGCTCATCAGAGAAGACCAGGGCTGCCTGGAGCCAATCAGCAGGGTGCAGGTGGTGCCCGTCAGGTGCAGCAGCCGGCAGCCAGAGGACATGAGGACCAACATGACACGAACGTTGAGCAAGGATCAAATGTGCAACCAGCCTCTGGTCGAAATGCCACAGCAGGGCAGCGCCTCCAGCCACCAGGAGAAGGACCAAGCACATCACGAGCCAAAGCTCTGAGGAAAGAGCAGCTGAATGCTTCGGAGGAGGACAGCGAGGATGTCGCTTTGGAGAATGACCCGTGGATGCTCCTGAAAGAACAAGAAGAACGTAAAAAATGTGTCATCTGCCAGGACCAAAGCAAGACAGTCTTGCTCCTGCCCTGCAGGCACTTGTGCCTCTGCCAACAATGCACCGAAATCCTACTGCAGCAGGCCATCTACCAGCGCAACTGCCCACTCTGCCGACAGATGATATTGCAGACTCTCGACGTGTACTTGTGA